From the genome of Peptoniphilus sp. ING2-D1G:
AAGATGAAGGAAGAGCATGAATACGCAGTTATACCCGGATTTTATGGAGAAGACCCTAAAGGGAATATAAGAACTTTTTCAAGGGGTGGCGGAGATTTAACGGGATCTATAATTTCAAGAGGAGTGGGTGCAGATTTATATGAAAACTGGACGGATGTTTCAGGATTTTTAAGTGCAGATCCGAGAATTGTCCATAATCCTAAACAAATAGATGTGATTACCTACAGTGAACTCAGGGAGTTGTCTTATGCGGGAGCTTCCGTACTGCATGAGGAGGCCATACTTCCGCTAATCGGTGAAGACATACCCATACAAGTGAAGAACACTTTTAAACCCGATGACAAGGGAACTTTAATAGTCAGTGATGCAAAAAATATCGAAACTGATCAAATTACAGGTGTCAGCGGCAAAAAACACTTCTCCGTAATAAATATAGAGAAAATTCAAATGAAGGAAGATAAATCTTTCTACAGAAAACTCATGAGTGTTTTAGAGGTAAATCAAATCGATTTGGAACACATGCCCACATCAATTGATTCAATTTCTTTAATAGTAAAGGGAAATCAACTGGCTTCCAATTATGATACGATTATAAATGAAATCAAAACCTTCTGTGATACGAGCAATGTGTCGGTGGAAAACGGGATAGCTCTCATAACTGTGGTGGGCAGAGCCATGAAAAATAAAGTAGGGGTATCCGCCAAACTATTTAAGGCCTTTGCAGATGCCGATATCAATATTCAAATGATAATTCAAGGTTCAAGCGAGCTTAATATAATAGTTGGAATCAAGGAAGAAGAATATGAAAAGGCGATAAGAGCCATTTATGAATCTTTTGTGAAATAGGTTTAAAGATCTTTTC
Proteins encoded in this window:
- a CDS encoding aspartate kinase (Aspartokinase (AK) [1] catalyzes the phosphorylation of aspartate. The product of this reaction can then be used in the biosynthesis of lysine or in the pathway leading to homoserine, which participates in the biosynthesis of threonine, isoleucine and methionine; High confidence in function and specificity); protein product: MELIVSKFGGTSLATSNSFLQVADIIKSNKARSYIVASAPGKSGKEDTKVTDLLYLVYDLAKHNINFMDTLNKVEEKYKKIIKGCNLDFDIDLYFEDITNKLEKGTTKEYIVSRGEYLNALILSKLIGYDFVDACEVIFFDEKGRFLQDKSYAAIAKMKEEHEYAVIPGFYGEDPKGNIRTFSRGGGDLTGSIISRGVGADLYENWTDVSGFLSADPRIVHNPKQIDVITYSELRELSYAGASVLHEEAILPLIGEDIPIQVKNTFKPDDKGTLIVSDAKNIETDQITGVSGKKHFSVINIEKIQMKEDKSFYRKLMSVLEVNQIDLEHMPTSIDSISLIVKGNQLASNYDTIINEIKTFCDTSNVSVENGIALITVVGRAMKNKVGVSAKLFKAFADADINIQMIIQGSSELNIIVGIKEEEYEKAIRAIYESFVK